One Synechococcus sp. PROS-9-1 DNA window includes the following coding sequences:
- a CDS encoding DUF2237 family protein: MPSQPQEQKPVEQGDLNVLGGALEVCSCEPMTGWFRDGHCRTDPSDLGQHSVCCVMSERFLNYSKAQGNDLSTPMPDFGFAGLKPGDHWCVCAPRWKQAYDDGMAPPVRLEATEHTALQVIPLDVLKTHAHQGIS; the protein is encoded by the coding sequence ATGCCATCACAACCACAAGAGCAAAAGCCAGTTGAGCAGGGTGATCTGAATGTCTTAGGTGGTGCTCTTGAAGTCTGTAGTTGTGAGCCGATGACAGGTTGGTTTCGAGATGGACATTGCCGCACCGATCCCAGCGACTTGGGGCAACACAGCGTCTGCTGCGTGATGTCAGAACGATTTCTGAACTACAGCAAGGCCCAGGGCAATGACCTGAGCACTCCCATGCCCGATTTCGGCTTCGCAGGTCTCAAGCCTGGCGATCACTGGTGTGTCTGCGCCCCACGCTGGAAACAGGCCTATGACGACGGAATGGCACCGCCGGTACGACTCGAAGCAACTGAACACACAGCGCTGCAGGTGATCCCTTTGGACGTCCTCAAAACGCACGCTCACCAAGGAATCTCCTGA
- a CDS encoding DUF4090 family protein, with protein sequence MDFSGPDAIDNAIKAGLDIDGSPLPEAMLTLYREVMDQEAQRKRSGVRKSMRNRIVRTGAKHFSQDVLNTRLIEAGWEGLKDKEISFYFS encoded by the coding sequence ATGGACTTCAGCGGCCCCGACGCCATCGACAACGCGATTAAGGCTGGATTGGACATCGATGGGAGCCCTCTTCCAGAAGCGATGCTCACTCTTTATCGCGAGGTCATGGATCAAGAGGCACAACGAAAACGCAGTGGAGTGCGTAAGTCGATGAGAAATCGCATCGTGCGCACGGGTGCCAAACATTTCAGCCAGGACGTCCTGAACACCCGATTAATCGAGGCTGGCTGGGAAGGCCTGAAGGACAAGGAAATCAGCTTTTACTTCAGCTGA